The following are encoded together in the Rhizophagus irregularis chromosome 21, complete sequence genome:
- a CDS encoding uncharacterized protein (SECRETED:cutsite_VNS-LS; SECRETED:prob_0.6219); SECRETED:SignalP(1-19): MRSSLMIFIIIILINAVNSLSVSFEAIKEHHYADIYCIAKYDKCTTHCKGLSEPYLSPCVRDCMEFCELNAINNKKTT, encoded by the exons atgaggagTTCGTTaatgattttcattattattatcttaatTAATGCTGTAAATTCATTa AGCGTCAGTTTTGAAGCAATTAAGGAGCATCATTACGCTGACATTTATTGTATtgcaaaatatgataaatgcACTACACATTGTAAAGGACTCTCGGAACCATATTTATCACCTTGCGTAAGAGATTGTATGGAATTTTGTGAACTAAATGCGATTAACAATAAGAAGACtacatga